Proteins from a single region of Bacteroidota bacterium:
- a CDS encoding ABC transporter ATP-binding protein, whose protein sequence is MEIFEAQKIVKQYSNHLALDEVSISVPEGSIYGLLGPNGAGKTTLLRIINQITAPDSGFLFFKGKKLKSEHVAQIGYLPEERGLYKKMEVGEQAIYFAQLKGFSKYDAKRKLKYWFEKFEIQPWWSKKVEELSKGMQQKIQFITTILHEPRLIIFDEPFSGFDPINAKLIKDEILKLRNDGSTIIFSTHDMGSVEELCDHISLINNAKTILSGHIKEIRENYKSNIYEISIFGAFNKLKATLSANYDITNYTNHADTHTLLVQITGSQTTNDLIKYLFSMGGNIVSFNELVPTMNDIFIKTVKETNLPETSHSSN, encoded by the coding sequence ATGGAAATTTTTGAAGCTCAAAAAATAGTTAAACAATATTCTAACCATCTGGCTTTAGACGAAGTAAGCATTTCTGTGCCAGAAGGTTCCATCTACGGACTTCTTGGACCTAATGGAGCAGGGAAAACCACTTTATTAAGAATAATAAATCAGATAACAGCACCCGACAGTGGATTTTTATTTTTCAAAGGTAAAAAACTAAAATCTGAACATGTTGCCCAAATTGGATATTTGCCCGAAGAACGTGGACTTTACAAAAAAATGGAAGTTGGCGAACAAGCAATTTATTTTGCCCAACTAAAAGGATTCTCGAAATACGATGCAAAAAGAAAACTGAAATATTGGTTCGAGAAATTTGAAATTCAGCCTTGGTGGAGCAAAAAAGTTGAAGAATTATCGAAAGGTATGCAACAAAAAATTCAATTCATCACAACCATTTTACACGAACCTCGACTAATAATTTTCGATGAGCCCTTCAGTGGCTTCGACCCAATAAATGCAAAACTTATAAAGGACGAAATATTAAAACTGAGAAACGATGGCTCAACAATAATTTTTTCGACACATGATATGGGCTCTGTCGAAGAATTGTGCGATCATATTTCCTTGATAAACAATGCGAAAACAATTTTGAGCGGGCATATAAAAGAAATACGCGAAAATTACAAATCTAACATCTACGAAATTTCAATTTTTGGAGCTTTCAACAAACTAAAGGCTACATTATCAGCAAATTACGATATTACAAATTATACGAATCATGCAGACACTCACACTCTGTTAGTGCAAATTACAGGTAGTCAAACTACAAACGACCTGATAAAATATTTGTTTTCGATGGGAGGAAATATAGTTTCGTTCAACGAGCTTGTGCCAACTATGAACGACATTTTTATTAAAACTGTTAAAGAAACCAATCTTCCAGAAACTTCTCATAGTTCAAACTAA
- the pepE gene encoding dipeptidase PepE, with the protein MRLLLISNSTMAGEAYLDYPKHNIQEFLGKDIKKTLFIPYAAVTFSFDIYAEKVQERFDEIGYKVDSIHNYKNPVKAIEEAEAIIVGGGNTWQLTKMMQEQGLIGTIRKKVQAGTPYVGWSAGSNVACPTIKTTNDMPIVEPHSFNVCNLVPFQINPHYLDANPEGHGGETREQRIEEFIAANQKTIVVGLREGCMFKVENGEIKLIGNKDARIFKYGETAYEMSDKDDFDFLIT; encoded by the coding sequence ATGAGACTTTTACTAATTAGTAATTCAACCATGGCTGGCGAAGCCTATTTAGACTATCCAAAACACAATATTCAGGAATTTCTTGGAAAAGATATAAAAAAGACACTATTTATTCCATATGCAGCAGTAACTTTTTCGTTCGACATATATGCCGAAAAAGTGCAGGAAAGATTCGATGAAATTGGCTACAAAGTAGATTCAATTCACAATTATAAAAATCCGGTTAAAGCCATTGAAGAGGCAGAAGCAATAATTGTTGGTGGCGGCAATACATGGCAACTTACCAAAATGATGCAGGAACAAGGACTAATAGGAACCATTAGAAAAAAAGTTCAAGCCGGAACACCATATGTTGGTTGGAGTGCAGGATCGAATGTTGCATGTCCTACAATCAAAACAACCAACGATATGCCAATAGTAGAGCCCCACAGTTTTAATGTTTGTAATCTTGTACCTTTTCAGATAAATCCACACTATTTGGATGCCAACCCTGAAGGTCATGGAGGCGAAACACGTGAGCAAAGAATTGAAGAATTTATTGCTGCAAACCAGAAAACCATTGTAGTAGGTCTTAGAGAAGGTTGTATGTTTAAAGTAGAAAATGGAGAAATAAAATTGATTGGGAATAAAGATGCAAGAATTTTCAAGTATGGAGAAACTGCATACGAAATGTCGGATAAAGACGATTTTGATTTTTTAATTACATAA
- a CDS encoding ABC transporter permease, with protein MNKIKIIIQREYLTRVKKKSFIIMTIIGPILMAALVILPTYIASLEVEKEKIIGVIDESYLAKTSLKNTKKTTFEFINDMSFESAQREFNDLGYDAILYIPESILAIKKVQIVSKNEIGIDLKSNISRALEREIERQKLIAENIDADILHRIKTDIKVRTSIINEQGEAEESFTELSMGLGFIAGFLIYMFIFIYGTQVMRSVIEEKTSRIVEVIISSVKPFQLMMGKIVGVALVGLTQFLLWIVLTSMIVLIAQQFLPKSVFTSQDQQVTEIMNSQNLNSPESIDLESKEVGDIFSSLLKSIDIGKLLISFLFFFLAGYLLYASLFAAVGSAVDNETDTQQFMLPITIPLIFALIMVQAIIRNPEGAISFWLSIIPFTSPIIMMVRIPFGVDIWEIILSIVLLIATFIGTTWIAGKIYKTGILMYGKKVTYKELWKWLKYKN; from the coding sequence ATGAATAAAATAAAAATAATTATCCAAAGAGAATATCTCACAAGAGTCAAAAAGAAGTCTTTTATAATAATGACTATTATAGGTCCGATTTTAATGGCTGCTTTAGTTATTCTCCCAACATATATTGCCTCCCTGGAAGTTGAAAAAGAAAAAATAATTGGAGTAATTGACGAATCGTATTTAGCAAAAACTTCACTTAAAAACACAAAAAAAACTACATTTGAGTTTATAAATGATATGAGCTTTGAGTCTGCCCAAAGAGAGTTTAATGATTTGGGTTACGATGCCATTTTATACATTCCTGAAAGTATTCTTGCTATAAAAAAGGTTCAAATTGTTTCAAAAAACGAGATTGGAATAGATTTAAAATCTAATATTTCCAGAGCTCTCGAAAGAGAAATTGAACGTCAAAAATTGATTGCTGAAAATATAGATGCTGATATTTTACATAGGATAAAAACCGACATAAAAGTTCGTACTTCTATTATAAATGAACAAGGAGAAGCAGAAGAAAGTTTCACAGAATTAAGTATGGGCTTAGGATTCATTGCCGGATTTCTTATTTATATGTTTATTTTTATCTATGGAACACAAGTAATGCGAAGTGTTATTGAAGAAAAAACAAGTAGAATTGTTGAAGTAATAATTTCGTCGGTCAAACCATTTCAATTGATGATGGGAAAAATAGTAGGAGTTGCTTTGGTTGGTCTCACGCAATTTTTGCTATGGATTGTTCTCACAAGTATGATTGTTCTGATTGCTCAACAATTTTTACCAAAAAGCGTTTTCACTTCTCAAGATCAGCAAGTTACTGAAATTATGAATTCGCAAAATTTGAATAGTCCTGAATCAATAGACCTTGAGAGCAAAGAAGTTGGCGATATTTTTTCATCACTATTAAAATCTATCGACATAGGAAAATTATTAATTTCATTTCTATTCTTTTTTCTTGCCGGATATTTACTTTATGCTTCTTTGTTTGCAGCAGTTGGCTCGGCTGTCGATAACGAAACCGACACACAACAATTTATGCTTCCAATTACAATTCCGCTGATATTTGCTCTAATAATGGTTCAAGCAATTATTAGGAATCCTGAAGGTGCAATTTCATTTTGGTTATCGATTATTCCATTCACATCGCCAATAATTATGATGGTAAGAATTCCATTTGGAGTGGATATTTGGGAAATTATTTTATCAATAGTTTTACTGATTGCAACTTTTATTGGAACAACTTGGATTGCAGGAAAAATCTATAAAACCGGAATTTTGATGTACGGCAAAAAAGTTACCTACAAGGAATTGTGGAAATGGTTGAAGTATAAGAATTAA
- a CDS encoding glycine--tRNA ligase, producing MNQEDVFKKIIAHSKEYGFVFQSSEIYQGLSAVYDYGQFGSELKNNIKKYWWDSMVRLNENIVGIDSAIFMHPTVWKASGHVGAFNDPMIDNKDSKKRYRADVLIEEFREKINGKINKEVTKAKKKFGAEFNETEFLATNKRVLANQTKIDNLNKRFVEALNNDDLAEIKQIIIDNAIVCPVSGSKNWTDVRQFNLMFDTKLGSLSEEANTIYLRPETAQGIFVNYLNVQKTGRMKLPFGIAQIGKAFRNEIVARQFIFRMREFEQMEMQFFVVPGSEMKFFEHWKEARMKWHKALGFDDEKYRFHNHDKLAHYANAATDIEFEFPIGFKEVEGIHSRTDFDLSQHQEFSGKKIQYFDAEQNKSYVPYVVETSIGLDRMFLLVLSAAYTEDIIEKENGETDKRIVLKIPAALAPVKLAILPLVKKDNLPEKAREIMNELKFEFNCIYEENDSIGKRYRRQDAIGTPFCVTVDHQSIEDNSVTIRYRDSMEQERVPILELKNIIGEKVSMKKLFDF from the coding sequence ATGAATCAAGAGGATGTTTTTAAGAAGATAATTGCTCATTCAAAAGAGTATGGATTTGTTTTTCAATCGAGCGAAATTTATCAGGGATTAAGTGCAGTTTACGATTATGGACAGTTTGGCTCCGAACTTAAAAACAATATTAAAAAATATTGGTGGGATTCTATGGTTCGCCTCAATGAAAATATCGTAGGAATTGACTCTGCAATTTTTATGCACCCCACGGTTTGGAAAGCATCCGGTCATGTTGGAGCTTTCAACGACCCCATGATTGACAATAAAGATTCGAAAAAAAGATATCGTGCAGATGTTTTAATTGAGGAATTCCGCGAGAAAATTAATGGTAAAATCAACAAAGAAGTAACAAAGGCGAAGAAGAAATTTGGTGCTGAATTTAATGAGACCGAATTTCTTGCTACTAACAAACGGGTTTTGGCAAATCAAACTAAAATTGATAATCTAAACAAACGTTTTGTTGAGGCACTAAACAATGACGATTTGGCTGAAATCAAACAAATTATCATTGATAATGCAATTGTTTGTCCAGTTTCGGGCTCAAAAAATTGGACAGACGTTCGTCAGTTTAATTTAATGTTCGATACAAAACTTGGTTCACTTAGCGAGGAAGCAAATACTATATATCTGCGTCCTGAAACGGCTCAGGGTATTTTTGTAAACTATTTGAATGTACAGAAAACCGGAAGGATGAAACTTCCGTTTGGTATTGCACAAATAGGAAAAGCCTTTAGAAATGAAATAGTTGCTCGTCAGTTTATTTTCAGAATGAGAGAATTTGAACAAATGGAAATGCAATTTTTTGTGGTTCCAGGTAGCGAGATGAAGTTTTTCGAGCATTGGAAAGAAGCCAGAATGAAGTGGCACAAAGCCCTCGGTTTTGATGACGAAAAATATCGTTTTCACAATCACGACAAACTTGCACATTATGCAAACGCAGCTACAGATATTGAATTTGAATTCCCGATTGGATTTAAAGAAGTTGAAGGAATTCATTCTCGCACAGATTTCGATCTTTCTCAGCATCAGGAATTTTCAGGTAAAAAAATTCAATATTTCGATGCCGAACAAAACAAAAGTTATGTGCCATATGTTGTCGAAACTTCTATAGGTTTAGACAGGATGTTTCTACTGGTTTTATCGGCGGCATATACCGAAGATATTATTGAAAAAGAAAATGGAGAAACCGATAAAAGAATTGTATTGAAAATTCCTGCGGCTTTGGCTCCGGTAAAATTGGCAATTCTTCCACTCGTAAAAAAAGACAATTTGCCCGAAAAGGCAAGAGAAATAATGAATGAGCTTAAATTCGAGTTCAACTGTATTTACGAAGAAAACGATTCTATTGGAAAACGCTACAGACGACAAGACGCAATTGGAACGCCATTTTGTGTAACAGTTGATCATCAATCAATCGAAGACAATTCTGTTACAATCAGATATCGCGATTCGATGGAGCAGGAGAGGGTCCCTATTTTGGAATTGAAAAATATTATAGGAGAGAAAGTGAGTATGAAAAAGCTTTTTGATTTTTAA
- the frr gene encoding ribosome recycling factor, with the protein MEEEVQLYIDMANENMQGALFHLTNELTKIRAGKADAHMLDGLFVDYYGSSTPINQVCNIHTPDPRQIVIQPWEKTMIEPIEKSILKANLGLNPINNGELIRLNIPALTEERRRQLVKQVKNEGENTKISIRSARRDTNDEVKKLKNSGLSEDLAKDAEIEVQNITNTFIGKVDELIVKKEKDIMTI; encoded by the coding sequence ATGGAAGAAGAAGTTCAATTATATATTGATATGGCAAATGAGAACATGCAAGGAGCACTATTTCATTTGACGAACGAGCTAACAAAAATTAGAGCTGGAAAAGCTGATGCTCATATGCTTGATGGTCTTTTTGTTGATTATTATGGTAGTAGCACCCCAATAAACCAAGTTTGCAATATTCACACTCCCGATCCCAGACAAATAGTTATTCAGCCATGGGAAAAAACTATGATTGAACCAATCGAAAAATCCATTTTAAAAGCCAATCTTGGACTAAACCCAATCAACAATGGCGAGCTAATAAGACTAAACATTCCGGCTCTCACCGAAGAGAGAAGAAGGCAATTAGTTAAACAAGTTAAAAACGAAGGTGAAAACACAAAGATTAGCATACGGAGTGCAAGAAGAGACACAAACGATGAGGTAAAAAAACTAAAAAATTCTGGACTGTCTGAAGATTTAGCAAAAGATGCAGAAATTGAAGTTCAAAATATTACAAATACTTTCATTGGCAAAGTAGATGAACTTATTGTTAAAAAAGAAAAAGACATAATGACCATTTAA
- the thiS gene encoding sulfur carrier protein ThiS, which yields MQITLNNRKEELPEDNLSVQKIIELKNFTFPMLVTKINGKVVKKTHRATTFVKEGDDVLIIHLVSGG from the coding sequence ATGCAAATTACTCTAAATAATCGAAAAGAGGAACTTCCTGAAGACAATCTTTCAGTTCAAAAAATTATTGAATTAAAAAACTTTACATTTCCCATGTTAGTTACAAAAATTAACGGGAAAGTCGTAAAAAAAACACATAGAGCTACTACTTTCGTAAAAGAAGGAGACGATGTTTTGATAATTCATTTAGTTAGCGGAGGGTAG